In a genomic window of Chloroflexota bacterium:
- a CDS encoding MFS transporter, translating into METEIEKVTSKPVGAGVAALPVRSGLTLRTKTLYGVGEVSNAIKSFTFGLLLLFFYTSVLGLPGTLVGIATSISLIWDALVDPVIGHLSDRAHFRFGRRHTFMLAGAVSMGIFFYLIFSPPAGLSMTALFVWLVGTNLLLRTSNSIFMVPYHALGAELSDDYDERTSITGIRAALSLLGTLLVAGLMFVVFFPNQTPGVDPKFNAGGYTSMGIVLGLTITVLGAIAVFGTLSQRSRLPRNGIETQEEKIGFFDGLLLALRNRSFLVLTLATAIFFLASVVNAQLAVHYLTYYAQISSSQAVSVFLLSFYIGGLLGVFVWLRVAQRVDKHRLFVGNTLILAFIISAAYWLVGPGHLLGTGNVMPLLVGNAIGGFFASAIWVVPASMIADVTDEDELKTGKQRSGTFFGINSFFVQESASIAVLITGVLLDYFARLVPGQVEQSAQTAERLGILYGLMPAFLYVMAAVLMLRYSLTRQRVVSIQQELRLKRNGDQ; encoded by the coding sequence TTGGAGACAGAAATCGAAAAGGTGACGTCCAAACCTGTCGGCGCTGGCGTTGCTGCATTGCCAGTTCGGAGTGGCCTGACCCTGCGGACCAAAACGCTTTATGGCGTCGGCGAAGTCAGCAATGCCATAAAGTCCTTTACCTTTGGCCTGCTGCTGCTCTTCTTTTATACCTCGGTCCTCGGACTGCCAGGGACGCTGGTCGGTATTGCGACCTCCATCAGTCTGATCTGGGACGCGTTGGTGGACCCTGTCATTGGCCATCTATCGGACAGAGCCCATTTTCGTTTCGGGCGGCGGCATACCTTTATGCTGGCCGGTGCCGTCAGCATGGGCATCTTCTTCTACCTGATCTTCAGCCCGCCTGCGGGACTTTCCATGACCGCTCTCTTTGTCTGGCTGGTAGGAACCAATCTTTTGCTTCGCACCTCCAATTCTATCTTCATGGTGCCATATCACGCCCTGGGCGCCGAGTTGAGCGACGATTACGATGAAAGGACCTCAATCACGGGAATCCGGGCGGCGCTATCTCTGCTCGGCACCTTGCTGGTTGCCGGGCTGATGTTCGTGGTTTTCTTTCCCAACCAAACGCCAGGAGTCGATCCTAAATTCAACGCGGGCGGCTACACCTCGATGGGGATCGTCCTGGGCCTGACGATCACCGTGTTGGGTGCCATAGCGGTGTTCGGTACCCTGTCACAGCGCTCCAGGCTTCCCCGGAATGGCATTGAAACGCAGGAGGAGAAGATCGGCTTCTTTGACGGGCTGCTTCTGGCTCTCAGGAATCGATCGTTTCTGGTTCTGACCCTGGCAACAGCGATTTTCTTTTTGGCCAGCGTCGTCAATGCCCAGTTGGCCGTACACTATCTGACCTACTACGCACAGATATCCAGCAGCCAGGCAGTGAGTGTATTCCTGTTGAGTTTCTACATCGGCGGCCTGCTGGGCGTTTTTGTCTGGCTGCGAGTCGCACAACGGGTCGACAAACACCGTCTTTTCGTTGGCAATACGTTGATCCTGGCCTTCATCATTTCCGCTGCCTATTGGCTGGTGGGCCCAGGACACTTGCTCGGTACGGGCAACGTCATGCCTTTGCTGGTAGGCAATGCCATCGGTGGCTTTTTTGCCAGCGCGATCTGGGTGGTACCTGCTTCGATGATAGCGGACGTGACCGATGAGGATGAGTTGAAAACGGGCAAGCAGCGATCAGGCACCTTCTTCGGCATCAACTCTTTTTTCGTCCAGGAATCGGCCAGTATAGCTGTTTTGATCACCGGTGTACTGCTTGATTATTTCGCGCGCCTGGTTCCTGGCCAGGTTGAACAATCGGCTCAGACCGCGGAGCGGCTGGGCATATTATACGGCCTTATGCCAGCTTTCCTGTACGTCATGGCCGCAGTGCTGATGTTACGCTACAGCCTGACTCGACAACGGGTCGTGAGCATACAACAGGAACT